A genomic window from Antedon mediterranea chromosome 4, ecAntMedi1.1, whole genome shotgun sequence includes:
- the LOC140046194 gene encoding probable ATP-dependent RNA helicase DDX56 → MAKKKSKKKNTNKSLVDLGLGPDSDDNVEETCVEFHEMGLDDRVLKDIAKLGWAKPTLIQEQAIPLVLEGKDVMARARTGSGKTAAFVVPLIQKILLRKLTSDEQYVSTLVLTPSRELCKQVYSNIKDLSSSCSREVKCADVSGQVNITAQRSILMEKPDIVVGTPGRILQHLQSNNLDLKESLEMLVIDEADLVFSFGYESDVKAILEYLPKIYQSILMSATLSEEVVELKKLVLHNPVILKLEDSDLADSGQLSQYHVKCAQDDKFLLIFSLLKLKLIRGKTIIFVNTIDRCIRLKLFLEQFQIRSCVLNSELPVNSRCHIVNQFNSGLYDIIIASDESIILDKKHNVADGESNKQLKKKIKKKSKEYGVSRGIDFQNVSNVVNFDFPLSLKAYIHRVGRTARGDQLGTSLSFVGENELDVFNEIESTLQSGDNASPLKPYKFRMSEIEGFRYRAQDALRAVTKVAVKEARLKEIKSEILNSKKLKTYFDDNPRDLKLLRHDKALHSAKVHAELSSVPDYLVPKALKGNTSFTRKRVNPDANSTQIESKAVKIKRKKEENPLKSFKFKRSSQT, encoded by the exons ATGGCAAAAAAGAAATcgaaaaagaaaaacacaaataaatcacTTGTTGATCTAGGCTTAGGCCCAGATAGTGATGATAATGTGGAGGAAACGTGTGTGGAATTTCATGAAATGGGACTTGATGACCGTGTGCTGAag gATATTGCAAAACTTGGCTGGGCCAAACCAACACTCATACAAGAACAGGCCATACCATTGGTTCTTGAGGGTAAAGATGTCATGGCACGTGCAAGGACTGGATCTGGAAAGACGGCTGCCTTTGTTGTTCCTCTTATACAGAAAATACTGCTTCGGAAACTG ACAAGTGATGAACAGTATGTGTCAACTTTAGTATTGACTCCTTCACGAGAACTCTGCAAACAAGTCTACTCTAATATTAag GATTTATCCAGTAGCTGTTCTAGAGAGGTAAAATGTGCAGATGTGTCAGGTCAGGTCAACATTACAGCACAAAG GTCAATATTGATGGAAAAACCTGACATTGTTGTTGGAACACCAGGTCGTATTCTGCAACATCTTCAATCCAATAATCTTGACTTGAAGGAATCACTTGAGATGCTGGTAATCGATGAGGCTGATCTAGTGTTCTCGTTTGGTTATGAATCTGATGTCAAAGCTATTCTAGAATACTTACCAAAAATCTACCAATCCATTCTGATGTCAGCAACTCTGAGTGAAGAGGTGGTGGAATTAAAGAAACTTGTGCTACATAATCCT gTGATTTTAAAGTTGGAGGATTCCGATTTAGCAGACAGTGGCCAGCTATCCCAATACCATGTGAAATGCGCCCAGGATGACAAGTTTCTACTTATCTTCTCATTACTCAAGTTAAAGCTGATTCGAGGCAAGACAATTATCTTTGTGAATACAATTGACAGGTGTATCAG ACTAAAGCTGTTCTTGGAACAGTTTCAAATACGTAGTTGTGTATTGAACTCTGAACTTCCTGTGAATTCACGTTGTCATATAGTAAACCAATTCAACAGTGGCctctatgacatcatcattgcGTCAGATGAAAGCATCATATTGGACAAAAAGCATAATGTTGCCGATGGTGAAAGTAACAAACAGTTGAA aaagaaAATCAAGAAAAAATCTAAAGAATACGGTGTATCAAGGGGAATAGACTTTCAAAATGTCTCAAACGTAGTGAATTTTGATTTCCCATTGTCTCTGAAAGCGTACATCCACCGTGTAGGAAG gaCTGCAAGAGGTGATCAGTTGGGTACATCACTCTCATTTGTTGGTGAAAATGAATTGGATGTTTTTAATGAGATAGAAAGCACGCTTCAATCAG GTGACAATGCATCTCCACTGAAGCCATATAAATTTAGAATGTCTGAGATAGAAGGATTCAGATACCGGGCACAG GATGCATTGAGAGCTGTCACAAAAGTTGCTGTCAAGGAGGCTAGGTTAAAAGAGATCAAGTCCGAAATTTTGAATTCCAAGAAACTGAAAACGTATTTTGATGATAATCCACGAGACTTGAAGTTGTTACGTCATGACAAGGCATTGCATTCAGCTAAAGTACATGCAGAGCTCTCTTCTGTACCTGACTATCTAG TTCCAAAAGCTTTAAAAGGCAATACATCATTCACAAGGAAACGTGTTAACCCAGATGCAAATAGTACTCAAATAGAATCAAAGGCTGTCAAAATAAAG
- the LOC140046195 gene encoding charged multivesicular body protein 7-like: MKSHFPECWEDDERMNYLFSAFRGEKNTNPHDWNTKMNFWTSVITAYCKSHKTVTVNCDTITGEFRRDGKVPLCIGEVLSELIRSRKLDSLNYSVASRGWLSWGLYVFVSSPSYWVFNRFWKKPSSDPTGVYILKELLEEYANSLLEAHHSKVQCDSADSLVTYEEVESLSAEFCQDKSSLELILNHLEKNKKICIGYASDGSKVVKFTDVRNSSVEPLSEADFGIIRLKKTIEMVKLQMRKMSEKKTKLHEEAKAALKDSSKIKAKNALRKKLKMEKMIENADQTLATLESLLDQIKTAESQKVILNAYEVGASALRKTLADQRLRPDVVHNTMSDVQEVVEMCQDISTIMQEKNQELEQSYLGEQSLDQSDLEAELEALLTDSRTEEHPASTTRGQGDTPLRRRPISSASSDKFDVDSLPDLPSHDIEQKREKLHKLIPS; the protein is encoded by the exons atgaaatCACATTTTCCAGAATGTTGGGAAGACGACGAAAggatgaattatttattttcagcaTTTAGAGGAGAAAAAAACACAAATCCTCATGACTGGAatacaaaaatgaatttttggaCTTCAGTTATCACAGCATACTGCAAGTCACATAAGACAGTCACAGTCAATTGTGATACAATAACAGGAGAGTTTAGAAGAGATGGTAAAGTACCCTTGTGTATAGGTGAAGTTTTAAGTGAATTAATTAG GTCTCGAAAACTAGACTCTCTTAACTATTCTGTGGCAAGCAGAGGTTGGTTGTCATGGGGACTCTATGTGTTTGTCAGCTCGCCGTCATATTGGGTTTTTAACAGATTTTGGAAAAAGCCAAGTTCAGACCCAACAGGAGTTTATATTCTCAAAGAGCTTCTCGAg GAATATGCAAATTCCCTCCTAGAAGCTCACCATAGCAAAGTGCAATGCGATTCTGCTGATAGTTTAGTAACTTATGAAGAGGTTGAATCTTTATCAGCTGAGTTTTGTCAAGACAAGTCATCATTGGAACTAATTCTAAACCATCttgaaaaaaacaagaaaatatgtATTGGATATGCAAGTGATGGGTCAAAG gtaGTTAAATTTACTGATGTACGTAATTCTTCTGTAGAACCTTTGAGTGAAGCTGATTTTGGAATTATAcg GTTGAAAAAAACAATAGAGATGGTTAAACTTCAAATGAGAAAAATGTCTGAAAAGAAGACTAAATTACACGAAGAAGCAAAAGCTGCATTAAAAGATTCTTCAAAAATCAAA GCTAAAAATGCTCTGCggaaaaagctcaaaatggagAAGATGATTGAGAATGCTGACCAAACCCTAGCAACGCTGGAAAGTTTACTTGACCAAATAAAGACAGCTGAATCACAAAAAGTG ATACTAAATGCGTACGAGGTAGGTGCTTCAGCTTTAAGGAAGACACTAGCTGACCAACGACTAAGGCCTGATGTAGTCCACAATACCATGTCGGATGTACAGGAG GTTGTGGAGATGTGCCAGGATATTTCCACTATAATGCAAGAGAAGAACCAAGAGCTTGAGCAGAGTTACTTAGGAGAGCAGAGTCTGGATCAGAGTGACTTGGAAGCTGAGTTAGAGGCCTTGCTTACTGACAGTAGGACAGAAGAGCACCCAGCTTCAACAACTCGAGGACAAG GAGATACGCCTTTACGTAGGAGACCAATTTCTTCGGCATCTTCTGATAAGTTTGACGTTGACAGTTTGCCTGATCTACCGTCACATGACATTGAACAAAAACGCGAAAAACTTCACAAATTAATTCCAAGTTGA